In the genome of Nitrospinota bacterium, the window GATATCCCCACCCATGTGAGCGAGAACATCTGGAAATTCCCCTTCTTAATGTCCGCATAGAACGCGCCCCATTCATACGAGCGTATGTCCAGCCCGATCCCCACTTTCGCAAGCTGCCACTGGAACACTTCGGCGATCCGTTTGCGAAGTTCATTCTGGGAAGTGGAGTACCTTAGCGTGAAGCGCGTCATCGGCCCCGGCCCGTCCGGGTCGGCAAATCCCGCCTCGTCGAGCATGCGCATGGCCCTGTCCGGATCGTAATCGAATTTCGCCACGTCATTTTCGTGGAACGCCATCGCCGGATAGAATGGGCCGGATGCCGGGCGCGCAAGCCCCTTGAGGATGTGCCTTATCACGCTCTCCCTGTCTATTGCATGGGCGATGGCCTTTCGCACCGCCGGATTCGCTGTGAGCCGGTCCTCCATGTTAAAACCGATATACGAATAGTTTGAACCGGGCGCGGTGACCACCGAAAGGTTTTTATTTTCCCGGAAGCGGGGGAGCAGATCGGGTGTTATGGGATTCATTATCACCTGAGCCTCGCCGCTCTCCAGCGATAGGGTGCGCACGGTCTCGTCGGGCATGATTTTAAATTCCAGCCGGCCGATTTTCGGCGCTCCATCGAAATGGTTATCGTTACGAACCAATGTCAGGATTTCATCGCGTTTGAATTCCACAAATTTGAAAGGCCCGGTCCCCGCAGGTTTTTCGGCAAAATCGGCTCCGGCCCCGGCCGGGACAATGGCCATTGTCATCGTGTCAAGAAACGGGGCGCTGGGCTCTTTAAGGTCGAATATTACCGTGGCCTCATCCGGAGTCTCCACGCTTTGAACGCCGGAAAACGCCGCGCGCAAAAACGACTTGCTGGCCGGATTGGAGATGAAGTCAAACTCCGCCTTCACATCGCGCGAGGTGAAAGTTGTCCCGTCGTGGAATTTAACGTTGCGGCGCAGATGGAAAATGTAGCGGGTGGGGGATGGATTTTCCCAGCTTTCGGCCAGATCGGGGGAGAGGGTGAAATCATCGTTGCGTTTGACAAGGCCGTTAAAGATGAGCCCCTCTATTTTGGCGGCGGTGGCGTCGGTGGACAGCCTTGGATCGAGCACGGTGGGGCTGGATTCAAGCGCTATAACAAGGGTGTTTTCGGGTCTGCCGGAATTCCGCTGGCATGAAGCGGTGAAGGCGAGAGCCGCGATTAAACACGCTGTCACCCATCGGACGGAGCGGGTCATCGTATAATCGCCCTGCGGCCTATGTCCTTCCTGTAATGTGCGCCCGGGAAGTTTATCTGGCCCACT includes:
- a CDS encoding ABC transporter substrate-binding protein — translated: MTRSVRWVTACLIAALAFTASCQRNSGRPENTLVIALESSPTVLDPRLSTDATAAKIEGLIFNGLVKRNDDFTLSPDLAESWENPSPTRYIFHLRRNVKFHDGTTFTSRDVKAEFDFISNPASKSFLRAAFSGVQSVETPDEATVIFDLKEPSAPFLDTMTMAIVPAGAGADFAEKPAGTGPFKFVEFKRDEILTLVRNDNHFDGAPKIGRLEFKIMPDETVRTLSLESGEAQVIMNPITPDLLPRFRENKNLSVVTAPGSNYSYIGFNMEDRLTANPAVRKAIAHAIDRESVIRHILKGLARPASGPFYPAMAFHENDVAKFDYDPDRAMRMLDEAGFADPDGPGPMTRFTLRYSTSQNELRKRIAEVFQWQLAKVGIGLDIRSYEWGAFYADIKKGNFQMFSLTWVGISDPDILHYMFHSSSLPPDGANRGRYVNKTLDGLLENGRVTFGDERRQVYSRAQKMIAEDLPYISLWHPENVAVTGRRIKNFSLGPDEGIKSLKDAWIEGQ